The window GATATACGCAAACATTTACGAGCCCtgatgagagaagaggattCATTTAGAGCTTGGTCTCATGCTCTTAAGAAAAGGGTAGTAGAACACCTTGTCGAAAATGCGGACGGCGTCTTCCGCTGGGCAGATCTCCAAATACAGGGACTGAGGGGCAAAACGCGAGAAATCGACGTAAACCGAGCGCTGAAACGACTTCCTCGCGACTTGGGCGAAACCTATAGCCGCATTCTTCAGCGCATTGATCTGAACAACTACAAActcgaggccatggctgTTCTCAGATGGCTCGCATGTTCAACGAGACCTCTGAATCTCGCCGAGATTGCGGAGCTGGCAGTTTTTGACGTGGAAGAAAGTGATGAAGCGAACCTGTTGCCTTCTTCTAGCGAGTACGAGGTATCCTGCGTATATCAAAACCGCTTTACCTCGGCCTCGGAGGTCTTGAACATTCTTTCCGGGCTCGTCATAAGCACACAGCTATCTGACAAGGATCCGCAGCCGCACAACAGCATCGTCTCATTCTCTCATTTCTCAGTTAAAGAGTACCTGCAATCAAACCAGGTCGAGCCTTCGTATTTCAAGTTGATATTGAGCGATTGTCATTGGTTTGTTTTAAAAAGCAGTTTCTCTTACATGCGAGCCTTCGACATTGCAGTGAGAGATAAGCAAAGCTCGAGAAattgccctcttcttctctatgCGTGCTTTTCAATATGGGGACATGCTAAAGAGCCTGAAGTCTTTTTCGCCAAGGGCGATAAGGGAGAGAGTCTGCTCGCCTCATTCATTGCCACTTACGTTCAAGAGTACGGGTATGCCATTTCGGTGGCCCTTGAACGTGCATTCCTAAATTCACAGCGTATTCCAGAGGATGTTTCGCAGTTTATTCGACACTTCATCGAGATGGGGGCTCACAGCTTGTCGACATATTCTCAAATTTACTCAGCAGTTGCTCTTGCAGACTGTAATCTCATCAATTTGCTCCTTAGTTGCAATTTAGATGCTCCATATGACATTTTACTGAGAGCAACTCTGGACTTTAACCAGCCAACGGACATTCAAGTCAAAAAGTCTACAATAACCGTTGATTCCGATAAACAGCTTCAATTCTCCCCTGTGTCAGGCGTTGTACAGACTGTCGTTAACCAAATGACCAAGATCTCTCTTCTGGAGAGTGGCTCTCAAAggtcaccatcatcacgaACTAATACAGAAAATCGCATCGCTGTATGGAAAATGCTCCAAGCAGAACCTCAAGTTCAATTAAACGCTAAAGATCGTGACGGGAAGACACCACTGCTCTTGGCAGCGATACACGGCGACAAAGACTTTTTTAAGTATTTGTTTGCGCAAGATGGCATTGAGACAGATGTACAAGAAAGTCATGGATGGGACCTTCTAACCTGTGCCCTATTGGGTAAAAACACTACCATCATCAAGATGATACTTGGCCGGGGTAACTTTGATCTAGACCATATGGATCTCTATGGCCGAACAAATTTCGAATGGAGCACCCATTTGGGGTTACACGCGGTTCtagcatctgcatcaatgATACCAGAAGTTTCTCGTCAAACCTCCGAGATGCGCCAGATTCCATTCACAGTCGTTAAAGAAATAGCTACCGATGGGGAAGTGTGGGCGTGCATATTCTCACAAGACGGCTCACGACTAGCTCTTTGCCTTTCCTCCAATAAGGCTCTGATCTTTGATCTTCAAAAAGACGAATTACAAAGCACCTTGGACCACGAAAAGCCCGTTACTAAAGCGTCCTGGAGTCCGGACGACTCGTTGATTGTGACCCTCAGCCTTGATGGTAAGCCAAGATTATGGGATTCCGAGGCAAGATTGTTTACCCTAAGTCTCTTCATGGCTTCCTCAAAGCTAACAGGTATGCTAGAGTGGAGTGCTGGTCAAAATATTACCTCTGCATCATGAAGTCGGAATGGGATGCCATTGGTCACTTGACGGCAGATATGTCATTTTGACTTCCTTGAGTGACACACTTGGTATCGTGACTATGGAGATATCTGATGGTCATTATCGCCCATGGATCGAAGTTCAAGGTCTTCGCGTCCAATCTAGTGCCATGtcaagagatggaaagtgGCTTGTGGCCATAACATATACAAAAGAGCTGCTCATCTTTCAAGTTGCGGCTGCGGAGCTAGCAACCAAAATCTCTCTATCAGAGCGCCCATCTTGGGTTTCTATCAgcgatggcctcggccttATTCTTATGGGATACGTTGATGGGGGGTTCGATATTCGGCTTCTTCCAAGCGGCGAAGTCATTCAGCAACGTCCTGGAATAAGCAACACTGATTTTCTGTTGCAAGGATCTGTAGGGGGAGAAAATGATACATTTCTCTTGAGGGCCGAAGAAAGTAAGTCACTATCGGGCAATTTCTCTGACTGCGAGTAGGAGCTCACAAAACAAATAGACGGTTATATAAGCATCTGGGATCTAAATTCGGGAACTCTTGCAGGGCTCGAACACGGCCACTATCCTGAACGAACAAACTATGCCGCGTGGAGTCCGGTCGATCCATGTGTCATTGCATCTGGCGGAGACGATCATAAATGCAGGATGTGAGTACAACTTGTGATATAATGAATTTGATAAATCAGCAAACCAGAATAGCTAACAAAGACTAGCTGGTCCTGCCGAAATAATTTGCTTACCTATCACGAGGGCTGATGAGTCGCGGAGAAGGATTCATATCCCGAATAGAATATTAATTAAATGGTTTAGGGATCCGAGCATCATTCGTCTGTGTGACTATGGCTGATCTATAGAGATAACCTTGACCAATTAATTAGCAGGACACTCCTCGTGGAGGAAACCTATTAATAGATATCCAAGGAAGCTACACCTTTGATCCTCTTTTTGCATCACGCGACTGCTATAATGCATTGTCATGGCTGCCTGAAGCATTGTTACACCTCTTCCGAGGCAAAATGACCTGGCCGTTCGATACCCCACATGAAGTGGGACAGACATATCGTGGCCATGTGAGGCTCTACGGCGAGCTGACCCTCCAGACGTGGCAAGCAATTTGTGGCACCTTAAATCTTCTTCGGTAATGTTGTGGCCCCCAGTTGAGTACCCTTACTCATGGACTCTAGTCGGTGGCATGGTCGCTCAggctgagaaggctgctCTAGTGCATTTCGTCCCTTGGATATTGTATGGCAACGGGCCATTAACAACTGGACACATGGAGGAGACCACTCCACTATTCAACGAAAGCCTTCTGGTATTCGTGATATTGCCATTATTATGGGGATTCGGGCTGCAAATGTTTCATATCAAAGATAAAGCTGCATTGAGCCTCATCCGGTCACCGGATGTTGCCCAGCCTGGGATATGCCTGGCATGGGCCTCTCAATGGAAAGGTGGCGAAATCCTCCCTTGCATTGAGCCTATAAATATGATATACAAGTACATGTCTATCTTTCCATCTTTTATGGCGTTCTATCACTCAAGACAGTCTCTGTTGCAGGCACTTTGGTTCGATTTGCTTGAGTCCAGCCATAAGTTATGAAGGTTTCACTTATTCTCGGGGTCGTTACCCTATTTCCAACAGCAATTGCGGCCAAAGCATCGCCACCCGCAGCAATAGTGAGTCGCTATTACCAGTGATCATGCCATAGCGCTGACAATATTTCAATTTAGGACGAATACTGCCGTCAAAAAGGTATGTCGGCCCACTGCAGAAGGCTACAGCTGCATTAACACTGGAAAAGGTCAATTTGCCCAGCTGGTGAAAGGAGTCTGGAAATGTGTCCAAATTTCAGATATCTGCAGCCCCAGTGAGGATATCAGCACTATTCACCATGATAAAGACACAGGTGAATGGGTTTGTTGCTTAAAGGGCCATGAGCTTAAAAACGGTGAATGCATATCACCTGAACCAGAGTGTAAATAAATAATTGTCGAATAAGTATCAGCGGTAACTCACAACATCTATAGGTCCTCTTCCTACTGGATTTTGCAAATCTCCAACTTGTGCACAAACTCTAAGGTCTGCCGAACTAGAGACTCTTCTCCGTCAAGCCTTTTTAGAATGTTTCCCCCATGATGAGATACATCTGGATTCGTTCATCAAGTATCAAATAAACTCTCTCGAGACTGGAATTAACCTTTTTGAAAAGATTCATCAAGACAAGAAGGAGTCACTCCTGGTCCAGGGGCGCCAATCACCTTTCAGCCCCTCTAGGGAATGGTGGAATTGTCCTCAGGATAATTCGCCCTGCAAATGGCTCGCCTTGGAGAATAATAACGCCCCCAAAAAGTTGACCCCAACAGGTCATGAAAGAATGATTCTACCGAACCCAAACCAGCCTATCCCCAATTACGTATATCCATTCGATATGTGGGTGACGAAACTTGCCGGCGGACAATTCGCCCTTTACATCAACGGCGAGCAGATCCAACCTCATGACTCAGGTCTTGACTTTTTTATTCCTGCTGGTGAGCCATCATTCTCAGCTTGGCAAAATTAAGCTTAGTTACTGTGTTACTGACGAGTGTCATTAGGAACTGCCGCTGATGACATTTGGTACAAGTCTGAAACTGGTGCTATGATTCACTTCTACGGATCGTGCTCTACATATACCCCGTGTTTGGGAAGAAAAGTCGTTCCTTGGACCAGAGGCGTCTCACATAAACGACTAggacaagatggagagatTTATATCGGGCAATATGATGAAGACTTGGTTCTTACCATTGCCGATACTGAGACGACTTCTGAGCAATACACTGTTTTCGCCGACGGTGTGAAGCTTGGCTCTACACATGGACGGCTCACTCTAGGAGATGAAAAGTACAAGAGATCTAATATTCATATGGTTGATGTGGGATCTGGAGCCGCCGGCGCTCTACGAAGTATTGCAAACGATGGATTCTGGGGGTCATTCAAGATTCCGAGAGGTAAGAACATATGACTTCGTGACTTTAAGCACAGGGGCTCTAACATTTCCACAGGCGCTAAGAAGATTACCATCGTCGATGATTCGTCTGATTTCGATTTCGCCTTTGAGTATCGTCTTGATACCGCATGTAGCTGCTAAAAGGAAGGATTTTGTCATGGAAAATGCACGTTGGTAGAGAAAATGTTGGTTTGGTATAGGTTTGTAGTTGTGGTTCTCTAGAAGGCAGTATCGTGATTTTTTTGCCTGCATGGCAATAGCTGTTTAAATAGAGAATAAAAGTTTGTTTACATCGTCGAGAAATTCACAATTTGATAGAACACGCCATGTGTCAACCGCACTGTGGTGACCTTGAAGAGTAGCTCCTGCAATATTGACAGCTCAACTAAGCAATTTTTAACGTTCAGGCTAACTGTATGCTTAGAAACGTGAATTATTTTACAGTGAATTAAAATGAACTACACACACCGACCTGTCGTCATTCTCGCTCTAAATAAACGCCTCTCGCGCAACTTGCCTGGGCATGAGGGGTTGCTGCCTGTATGGTATCCTAGCGGATGCGAAACTTTGCCCCCATGATCAAGCATGATATAATGCATATATACTCTGGCGATATCAAGTTGTGTCGCGATGACACAAGCAGCTTCGCATTCAAGATCAACATATACAGACTTACTGTTCATACTTCACAATGCCTTCATTCATCTTTCTTATGAAAGCCAATGTCATGGCTGAAGCCCCACCTGCAGAAATCCCCCCAGAGATCTTCGAGTCAATGTGCAAGTACAACGAAGAACTGAACGATGCCGGAATCTTACTTGACGCTCAAGGCCTCCGACCAACTTCAGTTGATAGTTATCGATTGACCTACTCGACTGACAATCTACCTGAAGTCATTCCAGGACCTTTTAACGTCGCTACGGAAACTCATATCTGTGGCTGGTGGATTGTCCAAACCAAGGATGCGGAGGAGGCTCTCAGCTGGGCTAAGAAGATTCCGATGCAATCAGGGGAGATTGTTGTTCGACGGATTGGGTGTGTGGAAGAGCTGGGAGATGGTTTCACAAAGGAGTTACGAGAACGGGAAGCAAAGTTACGGGTTCAGGTGGCAAAGAGAGTGCTGGAACTTGCGCAAAAGGACAATGGATCTATTTAACGGAGATGTGCCTTTCATGTCAGTAGTAGCTGTTTTGGAGTTGAATTAGTAAAGGGAGTGCCTAGCCGGTACCCTAAATTTGTACATACTTAGGTATCCAGCTTCCAAGCGACTAATACCTGGGTGTCTGGTTCTTCCAGGCGCCTACTATtacctctccctcttcctagtacctgctactactactattcAGCCAGAATTCGTTAAATTTGTCACATAAGATGCTCTTTATAGCCAACACTTGGGGTGCTAGCCGGCGGAGATGTGAATGAAGTAGGCAGTGGAGTTGACGCTTTAGACATACACATTGAGAAGAATTCTGTCTATTATGAACTATAGATGAACCCTTTCACATTACACGGTTCAGAATAGGGACTCTATAGGCCCTGAAAAGGGCGACATCATGCAGATTGCATGTTaatatactcgtactctcGACGACTGCGCCCGCTGCTATCCCACGCCGTCAGCTCACAGAGACAACCGCCGGGTATTGCAGCCTGTTCATCCTCCAAGATCTGTACAGCGCCGCCCTACAGGCTTATTTGTCTATGGAAAGCAAACTATCTGGAATTGCTACTAAGCGAGTATAATACTTTTCACGCCGTCGGAGTCATCGCCGTATTTGTCATCCGCCTCTTGGGAGCTGCTACACTCTTGTATAGAGACACTAGCAGAGTCGGTGGATGACAAAGTTATTGAACCTTGGTTGTCTGGAATCTCTGACAAGGGTGCAGTCTCGTCGATTGTTGCCTCTGCCATGGCCATATCATCACTCTGTGTTGTTTGTGCTTGAACCTCTTCGCGTATCTGCATGCAGCATCTCGGTGGAGGTGGTATCAATTGGAAAGGCCTTTGTCTTGCGTTATGGACCTTGCTTTGAGATCAGTATACATGAAGATTTCGAAGCACATTTTGCTAGCCTATCGAACCTACACGGTGGTATGGAGTTCTGAGATGCCATCGCAGCTTCTCTGCGTCTTTAAAGTAGTGATCATGGCATCTGGCTCCTTCGACACGGCAAACGGCGCTACCTTCCAGGTCCCAGTCCACCTTCTCATACGGCAGATGGGCATACAGATACCCATATGTCAGCGACCGCATATTTGAATGGTTAAATAATGTTTCTTCTGCTCATTTATTAGCGTCAATATGACAGCGGATTTGAAATGAATGCTCACAAGAAATTGGCTCCTCTTCTGGCTCTGGAGGAGACGACGGCGTAGACGATGGCAGCGGCGGGAGAGATAGCTCTGGTGATGGCCACACATTCTCTACATCGTTGAAGGGTAATGGCTCCATTGCAGTAAATGTCGAAGCATGCGGTGGGATTTGGTGTCATGCAAGCTGCTGTCGAGGGCGGGagacaaaagagaggagaggagagagggagaaagaagtgaaagaaaagagaaacggAGAGAGAGCGATAAGTAGAGAGATAAGTAGAGAAAAGtagagaaaagatggagcGCCTATAAGTATGTGACCCTTTCTTACGATGAGCTGGCTGTGCACCTGCTTAACTCGATGAAACGAAGATGCAGGGAGGAGCGACATTGGCAGCACTTGCGCATCGTGAACAAACCATGAAAGTCATCTGCACGTCAGTACCTACCAATGCTCGGCAAAATGATgcggtacatgtatccatATCTTATCAgctgatatatatatagtatatatggtagtatatacatatatttCACCAGCAACAGGAAGAATAGCTATCCAAAACCTTGGTTAGGTGAATGCCTTCTAAAATATTTACCAATTGTTCTCTAAGTACGACTGCAACTCGCTTCTTGTGTCGAGGCTTTCCGCTGTTACCTATATAGCAGTATCAATATATACATGCATGGTATATCAGCATTAAATTCACAAGACGGGGTGTGGGATACGGTATATTATAGGTGCGCTGGATAGTCATTTCTATTTTAAACTATATACATGCTAATTGTTTTCTAGACATCATATCTCATAGCGCTTCTTAATAATCCGTTGAGCTGGCAATCTCCTTCCATGCCTGGCAGACATCAATTGCCGATTGTGCTGACTTGGTGATTTCCTCAATGGCGTCCTGTCCCAAAGGCAGGAATTCTGGCAGTTCCTTGCCCTGGGCTACGCCGCTGGAAGTGACGACGTCGTAAATGACTTGAGCTCCCTTGACAGGGTCACCAGGTTGCTTGTTGGCCTCGCGAGCAATGCCTTCCTTGACTGCTTCGCTGATCGCTCTGTAATCGGCGATGCCGTCGCTTCCATTTGATGTTCTGAAGTTGCCATCCTGTTTCAGCAGTTCTGTTCGGAAGCGGCCAGGCTCTACAAGCAGATGCTTAATGCCCAGAGGCTTGACTTCACTGGCGAGACCGAAACTGAGCCACCGGATAGCAGCCTTGGATGCGTTGTATATGCTAGCCGCGGGGTGAGCGAACCATGCGGCCATTGATCCGATGGTTACCAGGGTTCCAgatctcttttctcttaGGTGAGGAAGAATGGCGCGGTAGACGTTGAGAGCACCAAAGACGTTGGTCTGAAACTGCGCATATGTGTCCTCTGGTGTGAGATCCTCGAGGATGCCGGTGTGAACGTAAGCTGCGCAGTTGACGACAATGTCGATGGGGCCGTGAAccttgacaatggcatcaacatcggccttgatcttgtctAGCGGCTCATTTTGGTCAAGACGAGCGACTTGGATGTTCTTGTCTGTGATGTTCTGGGCTCTAGTCAGGGAGCGTGTTGTGGCAATGACCTTGTTGCCCTGCTTTgcggcaatgatggcgaggtGCAGGCCAAGGCCGGACGAGGCACCAGTGATGAGCCAAGTTTGAGGAGCCATTGTTGCTATGAAGATGCGGATTCTTGGTGAGTTGATGATATGAAtgcctgcttcttctcttgtcgTTTGGTCAATGGTAGAAGTCTAACATACCATATCGCAAGGACATCGCCTTTCTTTTATACCTGGATTCTCAAGCCACCTCATACAAcctctttctcctcatcacccGACCATCTCGATAGTCTGGCTTCGGTATGACTCAATTCATATCGCTGTTACATCTTAGTTCCTCCACATTTTGAGGgaatcttctcttcttgaagCAATCCGTGGCTATTTGCCTTGATTTATTTGTCTAGCAGGGCCGACCCGAGAGCGGACGGGAGCGGACTCGAGCGGACTCGAGCGGATAGTGGATTCCTCGACCGAAAAACTCGGCGATTACTACGCAAAAATCCGGGGCCACCACATGCGGAGATAAAATCTGAGCCCACAGTGGCGGTTAGATTTCCCGCGGGCTCAGTCCGAGTTGGAGCTCCGTTC of the Trichoderma breve strain T069 chromosome 4, whole genome shotgun sequence genome contains:
- a CDS encoding heterokaryon incompatibility protein (HET) domain-containing protein; amino-acid sequence: MRLLSFNGNRLVCTKDLIDEPPPYAILSHTWGGDDDEVTFSDITADGLSYFWIDTCCIDKSNSTELQREINSMFRLYKNAAKCYVYLSDVTKHGDIDHLDSSPIPSWEPSFRKSRWFTRGWTLQELLAPATVEFYSSECAHLGSKASLLREIYEITEIPIDVLRGRRLSQISIDKRMAWSEKRSTTYPEDKAYSLLGIFGVYIPLIYGEGQDNAFARLRRAINEQDHFSKETRDRLLGWLPYIDQQRFYTESRSARKPSASTGSWFVNRHIVPWMKERSLLWLHGKADAAGSGKTIMTSKVIEYLEIMNDSMLAYYYFSFRNKDSQSLRNMKCAILVQILKGLSVPHPDNESKFFIPRAFRSLYDTHFPSKTPPMEELDSVLIEVIDLSEETFLIIDALDECDSEFVRGEVITFLASLLGKVKSKLHILITSRLEVDIETKISQISIPTSSVALHATDVDRDIRKHLRALMREEDSFRAWSHALKKRVVEHLVENADGVFRWADLQIQGLRGKTREIDVNRALKRLPRDLGETYSRILQRIDLNNYKLEAMAVLRWLACSTRPLNLAEIAELAVFDVEESDEANLLPSSSEYEVSCVYQNRFTSASEVLNILSGLVISTQLSDKDPQPHNSIVSFSHFSVKEYLQSNQVEPSYFKLILSDCHWFVLKSSFSYMRAFDIAVRDKQSSRNCPLLLYACFSIWGHAKEPEVFFAKGDKGESLLASFIATYVQEYGYAISVALERAFLNSQRIPEDVSQFIRHFIEMGAHSLSTYSQIYSAVALADCNLINLLLSCNLDAPYDILLRATLDFNQPTDIQVKKSTITVDSDKQLQFSPVSGVVQTVVNQMTKISLLESGSQRSPSSRTNTENRIAVWKMLQAEPQVQLNAKDRDGKTPLLLAAIHGDKDFFKYLFAQDGIETDVQESHGWDLLTCALLGKNTTIIKMILGRGNFDLDHMDLYGRTNFEWSTHLGLHAVLASASMIPEVSRQTSEMRQIPFTVVKEIATDGEVWACIFSQDGSRLALCLSSNKALIFDLQKDELQSTLDHEKPVTKASWSPDDSLIVTLSLDGKPRLWDSESGVLVKILPLHHEVGMGCHWSLDGRYVILTSLSDTLGIVTMEISDGHYRPWIEVQGLRVQSSAMSRDGKWLVAITYTKELLIFQVAAAELATKISLSERPSWVSISDGLGLILMGYVDGGFDIRLLPSGEVIQQRPGISNTDFLLQGSVGGENDTFLLRAEENGYISIWDLNSGTLAGLEHGHYPERTNYAAWSPVDPCVIASGGDDHKCRM
- a CDS encoding YCII-related domain-containing protein produces the protein MPSFIFLMKANVMAEAPPAEIPPEIFESMCKYNEELNDAGILLDAQGLRPTSVDSYRLTYSTDNLPEVIPGPFNVATETHICGWWIVQTKDAEEALSWAKKIPMQSGEIVVRRIGCVEELGDGFTKELREREAKLRVQVAKRVLELAQKDNGSI
- a CDS encoding short chain dehydrogenase domain-containing protein produces the protein MAPQTWLITGASSGLGLHLAIIAAKQGNKVIATTRSLTRAQNITDKNIQVARLDQNEPLDKIKADVDAIVKVHGPIDIVVNCAAYVHTGILEDLTPEDTYAQFQTNVFGALNVYRAILPHLREKRSGTLVTIGSMAAWFAHPAASIYNASKAAIRWLSFGLASEVKPLGIKHLLVEPGRFRTELLKQDGNFRTSNGSDGIADYRAISEAVKEGIAREANKQPGDPVKGAQVIYDVVTSSGVAQGKELPEFLPLGQDAIEEITKSAQSAIDVCQAWKEIASSTDY